A stretch of Spirosoma oryzicola DNA encodes these proteins:
- a CDS encoding ArnT family glycosyltransferase codes for MTDNPQPLNDRWFYALVAAGVFLNATGLFPPILEPDGALYACIAKTMAQTGDFVDLYAVGHDWLDKPHFPFWVSALSYLVFGINTFAYKFPALLFFLGSVLYTYKFVRLSYAKLTAQVAVLVLLTAFHGVLSNSDVRAEPYLILLIIGPVYHFYRVFLGTSRSWLHLVLGSFLTGCALMTKGLFVLVPIGGGLVIHWLLTGNWREFLKPRWYLAVVLSFVFTLPEIYCLYQQFDLHPEKVVFGNTNVSGIRFFFWDSQFGRFFNTGPIKGAGDKFFFVHTLLWAFLPWSLPLYLGVGKTITALVKRQNPWPTQSLQTGSIQTGSLQTGSTGTSSEYVSLGSGLATFLLFSLSGFQLPHYLNIVFPFYAIMTAQFLVDLSPVNLRRWTNAQTVIGVLLAVLIVAVLVVVQPAHLGLALSWTMLIGFSTFAFFRKNTMLSLMGRMVGAMLLLAGILNLFLYPTFMQYQAGLAAARFVNEQPQLKKRPTVLYGSETFGESSWSYEFYVQTPTQYIHENSIAVLEQMSRRQPVQVFTTNTYADSLEAHGFQVRRVAIFPYFHISQLTYDFLNYNTRSTTLKPYVLADVRR; via the coding sequence ATGACAGATAATCCTCAACCACTCAACGACCGCTGGTTTTACGCGCTGGTAGCGGCTGGCGTCTTCCTGAACGCAACGGGATTGTTCCCGCCAATTCTCGAACCCGACGGGGCTTTGTACGCCTGCATCGCCAAGACGATGGCCCAGACGGGTGATTTTGTTGATCTCTACGCCGTTGGTCACGATTGGCTCGATAAGCCCCACTTTCCGTTCTGGGTGTCGGCGCTGAGCTACCTCGTTTTCGGCATCAACACGTTTGCCTATAAATTTCCGGCGCTGCTGTTTTTTCTGGGTAGCGTTTTGTATACCTACAAATTCGTTCGACTCTCATACGCCAAACTGACAGCTCAGGTTGCCGTTCTGGTGTTGCTGACGGCCTTTCACGGTGTGCTTTCGAACAGCGACGTGCGGGCTGAACCGTACCTGATTCTGCTAATCATTGGTCCGGTTTACCATTTTTACCGCGTATTTCTTGGCACGTCTCGAAGTTGGCTGCATCTCGTCTTAGGTTCGTTTCTGACGGGTTGTGCGCTGATGACAAAAGGACTGTTTGTACTCGTGCCGATAGGTGGGGGATTGGTAATTCACTGGCTGCTGACGGGCAACTGGCGTGAGTTCCTGAAGCCGCGCTGGTATCTGGCCGTGGTCCTGTCGTTTGTGTTTACGCTTCCCGAAATTTACTGTTTGTATCAGCAGTTCGATCTGCATCCGGAGAAAGTGGTATTCGGCAATACCAACGTTTCGGGTATCCGGTTTTTCTTTTGGGACAGTCAGTTTGGCCGTTTCTTCAACACGGGGCCCATCAAAGGGGCAGGTGACAAATTTTTCTTTGTCCACACCCTGCTTTGGGCGTTTTTGCCCTGGTCGTTGCCGCTGTACCTGGGCGTCGGAAAAACAATCACAGCCCTGGTCAAACGACAGAATCCTTGGCCAACTCAGTCCCTCCAGACCGGGTCAATCCAGACCGGATCCCTCCAGACCGGGTCAACTGGAACTAGTTCTGAGTATGTCTCGCTGGGGTCAGGACTCGCTACCTTTCTCTTATTTTCGCTATCTGGCTTTCAATTGCCGCACTATTTGAACATCGTTTTTCCGTTTTATGCCATCATGACCGCTCAGTTTCTGGTCGATCTGAGCCCCGTGAATCTCCGTCGCTGGACCAATGCGCAGACGGTTATCGGGGTGCTATTGGCTGTGCTGATCGTTGCGGTATTAGTCGTTGTGCAACCTGCGCATCTGGGTCTGGCCCTGAGCTGGACAATGCTCATTGGTTTTTCGACGTTTGCCTTTTTTCGGAAAAATACGATGCTCTCGTTGATGGGGCGCATGGTCGGGGCGATGCTGTTGCTGGCGGGTATTTTGAATCTGTTTCTGTATCCGACGTTTATGCAGTACCAGGCGGGTTTGGCCGCAGCCCGTTTTGTGAACGAACAACCGCAGCTTAAGAAGCGGCCAACTGTGCTCTACGGTTCGGAAACGTTTGGCGAAAGCTCATGGTCGTACGAATTCTACGTACAGACTCCAACGCAGTACATTCACGAAAACTCGATTGCCGTACTGGAGCAAATGAGCCGTCGGCAGCCCGTACAGGTTTTTACGACCAACACCTACGCGGATTCGCTCGAAGCGCACGGGTTTCAGGTTCGTCGGGTCGCCATCTTTCCGTACTTTCATATCAGTCAGCTGACGTACGACTTTCTGAATTACAACACGCGGTCAACAACACTAAAGCCCTACGTACTGGCCGATGTCAGGCGGTAG
- a CDS encoding lysophospholipid acyltransferase family protein — MKKILDYLLSCVYLLFFGLTLCVFHVLQVVAFHGFGKPAHKKVVDWMNAFISYGWYLTGSSIRFEQPQNLPTDRPIIFVANHQSMFDISPIIWFLRRYTPIFVSKIELARGIPGVSYNLRKSGAALIDRKDPKQAIVEIARLGKHIQQTKHSAVIFPEGTRSSSGQMRPFVAGGLAMLLKRAPSALVVPIAVRGTGHFNPKGIFPLTSFSKMSWYVLPGIEPAGLTPDDIVRQAQEAIAQELGVAGGVVSE, encoded by the coding sequence ATGAAAAAAATTCTGGATTATCTGCTGAGCTGTGTCTACCTGCTTTTCTTTGGATTAACGTTATGTGTATTTCACGTTCTTCAGGTGGTGGCATTTCATGGATTCGGTAAGCCAGCGCACAAGAAAGTAGTTGACTGGATGAATGCGTTTATTTCGTACGGCTGGTACCTGACCGGAAGCAGCATCCGGTTTGAGCAACCGCAAAACCTGCCAACCGACCGCCCGATTATTTTTGTCGCCAACCACCAGAGCATGTTCGATATTTCGCCGATTATCTGGTTCTTACGTCGGTACACACCCATCTTTGTTTCCAAGATCGAGCTGGCGCGGGGAATTCCGGGCGTATCGTACAACCTGCGAAAAAGCGGAGCCGCCCTGATCGACCGTAAAGACCCGAAACAAGCGATTGTTGAGATTGCCCGGCTTGGCAAACACATCCAGCAAACCAAGCATTCGGCGGTTATTTTCCCCGAAGGAACGCGGTCATCGTCCGGTCAGATGCGCCCCTTCGTGGCGGGCGGACTGGCTATGCTGCTCAAGCGGGCTCCATCAGCGCTTGTTGTTCCCATTGCGGTTCGGGGAACAGGACATTTCAACCCCAAAGGAATCTTCCCGCTGACCTCGTTTTCAAAAATGTCGTGGTACGTTCTGCCGGGTATCGAACCTGCCGGACTGACGCCAGATGATATTGTTCGGCAGGCACAGGAAGCTATTGCGCAGGAGCTTGGTGTTGCGGGAGGTGTCGTTAGCGAGTAA
- a CDS encoding SusC/RagA family TonB-linked outer membrane protein, producing MSVYLLNHARKKLRHWWLFTLLLLISSVGYAQTSITGTVTDAGTGEALAGTTVQVKGTNVGATSDAKGQYQISLPANGRILVFSFIGYQPTEVTVGNQSVVNVKLTNSDNALGEVVVVGYGVQNRRDITTSIGSVRSKDLANQPVASFDQALAAKIAGVQVTQTSGAPGAALSVRVRGTGSISAGNDPLYVIDGIPLSRDTKYATGSTNTQFPDNPINVLSTINTDDIESIEVLKDASAAAIYGSRGSNGVVLLTTKRGKEGKTVVSYDGYAGVQQVSKKIDMVNAYEYAQLSYEAKNNAYLDRNPNGKATDANDVRSRGVGAPSTLIQPEIVPYLSGQSGLTNTDWQDAIFRSAAIQNHTLSISGGKDNVRFYVSGNYLNQRGVVINSGYKRYSARANVEVKSGRLTAGINLNPTYGYHDLVKAEGPYLGEGIIGLALQMPPIFPVYNTDGSYNWGGNAWGYGATSILNPVAITNEVRDKMSQIRLLGNVYAQYNFTKDLSYRLSLGTDINSFQRDYYRPSILEVRDRKGASVPTGFSRAQNFVDWLVENTVNYNHAFGAHNVSALVGFTSQKDRRVANELTATNFPNDLVTTLNAGQVSSGSSDIQEWSLLSYLGRVQYDYNGKYLLSGAVRADGSSRFGRDNRWGYFPSVSAGWNISQEPFLKSATWMSDLKVRASYGLTGNFQIPNYGSISLLSYQNYILGPETIVSGLAPSNSANDKLKWEKTAMLDIGFDVSFFRNKLNLTVDYYNANTSDLLLNVPVPRASGFSTELQNIGKVNNKGIEFTLGTRQTFGRLRWDASANIASNKNKVVALGPSGDPIIVAGGVAGAQFITQIGRPIGEYYTMIYDGVFKNQAEVDAYPHTSTTRPGDFKFIDNNKDGKIDFSSDRAVTGSYFPKYTFGFNTNLAYGGFDLGVAVQGVQGHKILNLLRRYVYNMEGNGNLFKGALNRWQSAENPGNGLVNRANRLASGSNGEISTWHIEDGSYVRIRTITLGYTLPSTLLSRLGLSRARVYVTAQNPFTFTKYLGFNPEVNSRPDSALSSGEDYGTYPLPRTTSVGLNLSF from the coding sequence ATGTCTGTTTATCTACTTAACCATGCCCGAAAAAAGCTTCGGCACTGGTGGTTGTTCACCCTCTTGCTGCTGATCTCCTCGGTCGGCTACGCGCAGACAAGTATTACCGGAACCGTTACCGACGCGGGTACGGGTGAAGCACTGGCTGGAACAACAGTCCAGGTTAAAGGAACGAACGTCGGTGCGACCAGCGACGCCAAGGGACAGTATCAGATTTCGCTGCCTGCTAACGGACGGATACTTGTTTTTTCGTTTATTGGCTACCAGCCCACGGAAGTTACGGTTGGTAATCAAAGTGTTGTCAACGTTAAGCTGACGAACTCAGATAATGCGCTGGGTGAAGTCGTTGTGGTCGGGTATGGCGTGCAGAATCGCCGGGATATTACCACCTCGATCGGATCAGTGCGGTCGAAGGATCTGGCCAATCAGCCTGTGGCCAGCTTCGATCAGGCACTGGCGGCTAAGATTGCCGGGGTGCAGGTAACGCAAACGTCGGGGGCTCCGGGGGCGGCTTTGTCGGTTCGGGTGCGCGGTACCGGCTCAATCAGTGCGGGTAACGATCCACTCTACGTCATCGACGGTATTCCGCTTTCGCGCGACACCAAATACGCGACCGGGAGCACCAACACACAGTTTCCCGACAATCCGATCAACGTACTCAGTACGATCAATACCGACGATATCGAGTCGATTGAAGTGTTGAAAGATGCGTCGGCGGCTGCCATTTACGGTTCACGCGGCTCGAACGGGGTGGTCTTGCTGACGACCAAGCGCGGAAAAGAAGGAAAAACAGTCGTTAGCTACGATGGCTACGCGGGTGTTCAGCAGGTGTCGAAGAAGATCGATATGGTCAACGCCTATGAATATGCCCAGCTTAGCTACGAAGCTAAAAATAACGCGTATCTGGACCGCAACCCGAACGGTAAAGCGACCGATGCCAATGACGTTCGCAGTCGGGGGGTTGGTGCGCCAAGTACGCTTATCCAGCCCGAAATTGTGCCGTACCTGTCGGGTCAGTCCGGTTTGACAAATACCGATTGGCAGGATGCAATTTTCCGGTCGGCGGCCATTCAGAATCATACACTGTCTATCTCGGGCGGAAAAGATAACGTTCGTTTTTACGTATCGGGCAACTACCTGAACCAGCGGGGCGTCGTAATCAATTCTGGCTACAAACGCTATAGCGCGCGGGCTAACGTCGAAGTGAAAAGCGGTCGGTTAACGGCTGGTATCAACCTGAACCCAACTTACGGGTACCACGATCTGGTCAAAGCCGAAGGGCCTTATCTGGGCGAAGGAATCATTGGATTGGCCTTGCAAATGCCGCCGATCTTTCCGGTTTACAATACCGACGGATCGTATAACTGGGGTGGCAACGCCTGGGGCTACGGGGCTACGTCCATCCTGAACCCGGTGGCTATTACCAATGAAGTACGGGACAAAATGAGCCAGATTCGGTTGCTGGGTAACGTGTACGCGCAGTATAACTTCACCAAAGATTTGTCGTACCGGCTTAGTCTGGGTACCGACATCAACAGTTTCCAGCGCGATTATTACCGACCCTCGATCCTCGAAGTGCGCGACCGGAAGGGAGCATCGGTACCGACGGGTTTTTCACGGGCGCAGAATTTTGTGGACTGGCTGGTTGAAAACACGGTTAACTACAACCATGCATTCGGCGCGCATAACGTATCGGCGCTGGTCGGTTTTACGTCGCAGAAAGATCGTCGGGTTGCGAATGAACTTACAGCTACCAACTTCCCGAATGATCTGGTAACGACGCTCAACGCTGGGCAAGTTTCGTCGGGTAGCTCGGATATTCAGGAGTGGTCGTTGCTGTCGTATTTAGGTCGGGTTCAGTACGATTACAACGGTAAATACCTGCTGTCGGGCGCCGTTCGGGCGGATGGGTCGTCGCGGTTTGGTCGTGATAACCGGTGGGGTTATTTCCCCTCGGTATCGGCTGGCTGGAATATTTCGCAGGAGCCGTTCCTCAAATCAGCTACCTGGATGAGTGATCTGAAAGTACGCGCCAGCTACGGTCTGACCGGTAATTTTCAGATTCCAAACTACGGTTCAATCAGTCTGCTGAGCTACCAAAACTACATTTTGGGACCTGAAACGATTGTGAGCGGTCTGGCACCGAGCAACTCGGCCAACGACAAGCTGAAGTGGGAAAAAACGGCGATGCTTGACATTGGTTTCGACGTTAGTTTCTTCCGCAATAAACTGAACCTTACCGTCGATTACTACAACGCCAACACCTCCGATCTGCTGCTAAACGTGCCTGTTCCGCGTGCATCCGGCTTCAGCACGGAGTTGCAGAATATCGGTAAGGTGAACAACAAAGGAATCGAGTTTACGCTGGGAACGCGCCAGACATTCGGGCGTTTACGCTGGGATGCCAGTGCGAACATTGCGTCCAACAAAAACAAAGTCGTCGCCCTCGGACCGTCGGGTGATCCGATCATTGTGGCGGGTGGTGTGGCCGGAGCGCAGTTCATTACGCAGATCGGTCGTCCTATCGGCGAGTACTACACCATGATCTACGACGGTGTATTCAAAAATCAGGCAGAGGTCGATGCTTACCCGCATACGTCTACGACCCGCCCCGGCGACTTCAAATTTATCGACAATAACAAAGACGGTAAAATCGATTTCAGCAGCGACCGGGCGGTTACGGGTAGTTATTTTCCAAAGTATACGTTTGGGTTCAACACCAATCTGGCGTACGGTGGATTCGATCTGGGCGTTGCTGTACAAGGTGTTCAGGGCCACAAAATTCTGAATCTGCTGCGTCGCTACGTTTATAATATGGAAGGAAACGGTAATCTGTTCAAAGGTGCGTTGAACCGCTGGCAGTCGGCCGAAAATCCGGGCAACGGACTGGTTAACCGGGCCAATCGGCTGGCATCAGGATCGAACGGTGAAATTTCGACCTGGCATATTGAAGATGGCTCGTACGTACGAATCCGTACCATTACGCTCGGCTACACGCTACCGTCTACGCTGCTGTCGCGTCTGGGACTTAGCCGGGCACGCGTGTACGTAACCGCTCAGAACCCGTTCACCTTCACCAAATACCTCGGTTTCAACCCGGAGGTGAACAGCCGTCCCGATAGTGCTTTATCGTCGGGTGAGGATTATGGTACCTATCCGTTACCGCGCACAACGTCGGTCGGTTTAAACCTTTCATTCTGA
- a CDS encoding acyl-ACP desaturase, with amino-acid sequence MILSASRVDVMRFVGEKIDTVLGDFLKPIETNWQPADLLPDTTQDNFLDEVKLLRESVRELSYDYVAVLVGDTITEEALPTYESWLMDMEGVDQSGPQNWTQWIRGWTAEENRHGDLLNKFLYLSGRVNMRAMEVSTQYLIADGFDIGTGRDPYRNFVYTSFQELATNLSHRRTATLAKKAGCTQLSKICGVIASDEMRHAKAYKAFVSQIFEVDPTEMMLAFEDMMRKKIVMPAHFLRETGVKIGQTFSHFSDAAQRLGVYTTHDYIEILDDLLTDWKIASITDLDDAGQRARDYVMALPNRLRRIADRTKVPTLEYPFTWIA; translated from the coding sequence ATGATATTATCAGCCTCACGTGTGGACGTAATGCGTTTCGTTGGTGAGAAAATAGATACCGTACTAGGTGATTTTCTTAAACCAATTGAAACAAACTGGCAACCGGCTGACCTGCTGCCTGACACCACACAGGACAATTTTCTGGACGAAGTTAAGTTGCTGCGCGAAAGCGTTCGTGAACTATCCTACGATTACGTAGCCGTACTTGTCGGCGATACAATTACCGAAGAAGCACTGCCCACCTACGAATCCTGGTTGATGGATATGGAAGGTGTCGATCAGAGTGGTCCGCAGAACTGGACGCAGTGGATACGGGGCTGGACCGCCGAAGAAAACCGGCATGGTGATTTGCTGAACAAGTTTCTGTACTTGTCGGGACGGGTCAACATGCGGGCGATGGAAGTATCAACCCAGTACCTCATTGCCGACGGCTTTGATATTGGAACGGGCCGCGATCCGTACCGCAATTTTGTGTACACCTCCTTTCAGGAATTAGCCACCAACCTGTCGCACCGCCGAACGGCTACGCTGGCTAAGAAAGCGGGTTGTACCCAACTGTCTAAAATTTGTGGTGTCATTGCCTCCGACGAGATGCGTCACGCCAAAGCGTACAAAGCGTTCGTGAGTCAGATTTTTGAGGTTGATCCTACGGAGATGATGCTGGCTTTTGAGGATATGATGCGCAAAAAGATTGTGATGCCCGCTCACTTCCTGCGCGAAACCGGCGTTAAAATCGGGCAGACATTTAGCCACTTCTCCGACGCGGCCCAGCGGCTCGGTGTCTACACGACGCACGACTATATTGAGATTCTGGATGATCTGTTGACGGATTGGAAAATCGCATCGATAACGGATCTCGACGATGCCGGTCAACGCGCCCGCGATTATGTGATGGCCTTACCAAACCGGCTACGTCGGATTGCTGATCGAACCAAAGTACCCACTCTTGAATACCCATTCACCTGGATCGCCTAA
- a CDS encoding RagB/SusD family nutrient uptake outer membrane protein, with the protein MKKITLLVACLIGLSACQKDFLDLKPQSQPNVDNFYKTANDFGNAVNGAYDALQSANQYGGDYNTLSEARSDNVLDNDPSSGSGLRYNIDRFIEPTTNTVLRDTWGSLYTGINRCNLILDKIDAVSMDATLKARYKGEAQFIRALSYFNLVRLWGRVPLVLTAGTTTEARSYKRNEVTEIYTAIEKDLTDAAAGLPASYTGNDVGRATSGAAKGLLGKVYVTEKKYDLAVPVLRDLVNGTTYQLLPNIADVFSVTNKNNAELLFAVKFKKGGLLGEGHGSWYGTSIGDNIESSLRAAYAATDKRLPLTVQVPVPSSINVVPRKFYDELSATNDVGNDFPVLRFADVLLLYAEALNEVGYQADGEAFKALNRVRTRAGVATYTAAQLATKETFRTAVINERRLELALENDRWFDLIRTGTAVEAIKVTGITMPANRVVYPIPQSEIDVYNNKTTFPQNDGY; encoded by the coding sequence ATGAAAAAGATAACCTTACTTGTTGCCTGTCTGATCGGCTTGTCGGCTTGTCAGAAAGATTTTCTGGATTTAAAGCCTCAGTCGCAACCTAACGTCGATAACTTTTATAAAACCGCCAACGATTTCGGCAATGCGGTAAACGGTGCGTACGACGCGTTGCAAAGTGCCAATCAGTACGGTGGCGATTATAACACCTTGAGCGAAGCGCGGAGCGATAATGTTCTCGATAACGACCCTTCGTCCGGTTCCGGTCTGCGCTACAACATAGACCGGTTTATTGAACCAACAACGAATACGGTGCTGCGGGATACCTGGGGGAGTCTGTACACGGGCATAAACCGGTGTAATCTGATCCTGGACAAGATCGACGCTGTATCGATGGATGCTACGCTGAAAGCCCGTTACAAAGGAGAAGCGCAGTTTATTCGGGCGTTGTCGTATTTCAATCTGGTGCGGTTGTGGGGGCGTGTTCCGCTCGTGCTGACCGCCGGAACGACTACCGAAGCTCGTTCGTACAAGCGTAACGAGGTAACCGAAATCTATACCGCGATTGAAAAAGATTTGACCGATGCCGCAGCGGGTTTGCCAGCCAGTTATACGGGTAACGATGTCGGACGGGCTACGTCGGGCGCGGCCAAAGGGCTGTTGGGAAAAGTTTACGTTACCGAGAAAAAATATGATCTGGCTGTACCCGTACTGAGAGATCTGGTAAACGGAACAACGTACCAACTGCTTCCGAATATCGCCGATGTGTTTTCGGTGACGAATAAAAACAACGCTGAATTGCTGTTCGCGGTGAAATTCAAAAAAGGCGGGTTGTTAGGCGAAGGGCACGGCTCCTGGTACGGAACGAGCATCGGCGACAACATCGAATCGTCGCTACGGGCGGCTTACGCGGCAACGGACAAGCGGCTACCCCTGACGGTTCAGGTTCCGGTACCTAGTAGTATCAACGTTGTACCAAGAAAGTTCTACGATGAGCTATCGGCTACCAACGACGTCGGCAACGACTTTCCGGTATTGCGTTTTGCTGATGTGCTGCTGCTGTACGCCGAAGCGTTGAACGAAGTAGGGTATCAGGCCGATGGCGAAGCGTTCAAAGCGCTGAACCGGGTCCGTACGCGGGCGGGCGTTGCTACCTACACCGCTGCTCAACTGGCAACGAAAGAAACATTTCGGACGGCGGTTATCAACGAGCGACGGCTGGAACTAGCACTGGAAAATGATCGCTGGTTCGATCTGATCCGCACCGGAACCGCCGTTGAGGCTATCAAGGTAACGGGAATCACCATGCCCGCCAATCGGGTTGTATACCCAATTCCGCAGTCGGAAATCGACGTATATAACAACAAAACCACCTTTCCGCAGAACGACGGTTATTAA
- a CDS encoding sigma-54-dependent transcriptional regulator: MQDAKLLLVDDDPDVLLAARLLLKRHVSAVDIEKNPEKLPFLLNNNRYDAIVLDMNFQRDVSSGREGFAWLDRILDIDPKARVILFTAYGDVEMAVRAIKAGAVDFVLKPWQNDKFLDTIRGAVEGRKPDKEESEKGSKEKPAGKTNGKHATIIGSAMRPVLETVEQVAPTDANVLILGENGTGKDLVARAIHDQSDRRDKPFVSVDVGALTESLFESELFGHVKGAFTDARDDRAGRFEEANGGTIFLDEIGNLTPAQQARLLTVLQQRQVTRVGSNKARAIDVRLVCATNSDLNQRVAERQFRQDLLYRINTIELHLPPLRERPSDIGTLADYFLKKYAKQYNRSVSGLSPALLAEMKQYRWPGNVRELQHAVERAVILARPELTQGTLLEPDNFVFRKDSSATASPVNETLQLEDMERQLIQQAMQKHRGSITDVARELGVSRQALYRRLEKFGL, translated from the coding sequence ATGCAAGATGCTAAACTCCTCCTCGTCGACGATGATCCCGACGTGCTGCTAGCGGCCCGGCTGCTCCTAAAAAGGCATGTTAGTGCGGTAGACATCGAAAAGAATCCCGAAAAATTGCCTTTTCTACTGAATAACAACCGGTACGATGCGATTGTACTGGACATGAATTTTCAGCGCGATGTAAGCAGTGGTCGCGAGGGATTTGCCTGGCTCGACCGAATTCTGGACATCGACCCAAAAGCCAGAGTCATCTTGTTTACCGCGTACGGCGACGTCGAAATGGCCGTACGAGCCATCAAAGCAGGAGCCGTCGATTTTGTGCTGAAACCTTGGCAGAACGATAAATTTCTGGATACGATCCGGGGAGCTGTTGAAGGCCGGAAGCCGGATAAAGAAGAATCCGAAAAAGGATCGAAGGAAAAACCCGCCGGAAAAACGAACGGCAAACACGCAACCATCATCGGTTCGGCAATGCGTCCTGTTCTGGAAACAGTCGAGCAGGTAGCCCCGACCGACGCTAACGTGCTGATTTTAGGTGAAAATGGTACGGGCAAAGATTTAGTAGCCCGCGCCATTCACGACCAGTCGGACCGACGCGACAAACCATTTGTCAGCGTTGACGTGGGCGCATTGACGGAAAGCTTGTTTGAAAGCGAACTGTTCGGCCATGTGAAGGGCGCGTTCACCGACGCCCGTGACGACCGAGCGGGTCGGTTCGAAGAAGCCAACGGCGGCACCATTTTCCTGGACGAAATAGGTAACCTTACGCCAGCCCAGCAAGCCCGCTTGCTAACGGTGCTTCAACAGCGGCAGGTTACCCGTGTCGGTTCAAACAAAGCCCGCGCAATTGATGTTCGGCTCGTTTGTGCGACTAACTCGGATCTGAACCAGCGGGTAGCTGAGCGGCAATTCCGACAGGATTTGCTGTACCGGATCAACACCATTGAGCTTCATCTACCTCCCCTGCGCGAACGTCCGTCCGATATTGGTACACTAGCCGACTATTTCCTAAAAAAGTACGCCAAGCAGTACAACCGTTCGGTTTCGGGATTAAGCCCGGCTTTGCTGGCTGAAATGAAACAGTACCGCTGGCCGGGAAACGTCCGAGAGTTGCAACATGCCGTCGAGCGAGCCGTCATTCTGGCCCGTCCGGAACTAACACAGGGAACGCTGCTGGAGCCCGATAATTTCGTATTCAGAAAAGATTCATCGGCAACAGCCTCGCCGGTCAACGAAACGCTGCAACTGGAAGACATGGAACGCCAACTCATCCAGCAGGCCATGCAAAAACACCGGGGTAGCATTACCGACGTGGCCCGCGAACTGGGCGTATCGCGTCAGGCGCTGTACAGACGGCTCGAAAAATTCGGTTTATAA
- a CDS encoding sensor histidine kinase, protein MNRFALGVGWRIAVMVALTIAVTYFYLQGSNGLVFLPLFIVLVVISVNLYRYVTSLNRKLTRFLESVRYSDFAVAFRADSNLGPSFHELNDQFNEVLDAFRQARAEKEANLHYVNTIVQHVSVGLLTFDSAGQVELVNQTALRLLGTYRLRTLGDLNATHADLVNVLKSSTASSTPVSYQTGTDGELSVRCTAVRLRGRLVTVASLQNIRTELQQRELDAWQNLTKVLRHEIMNSITPIVSLAGTMRDIVETDLVPITESGLSSLDTSDQLFSSSVTDLRDALTTIEQRGAGVMRFVDAYRHFTTIPQPNFADVSVAELMRHAVQLTEANSHKQSVKITTTTALPNLAIRADADQIEMVLINLLKNAVESLDKTPDPAIHLEAVADGPRVIISVSDNGPGIEPEALEQIFIPFYTTKKTGSGIGLSLSRQIMQLHGGQLTATSTPGTGSTFNLVF, encoded by the coding sequence ATGAATCGTTTTGCCTTGGGGGTTGGGTGGCGTATCGCGGTGATGGTCGCCCTGACTATTGCCGTAACCTACTTTTACCTGCAAGGCAGTAACGGCCTGGTGTTCTTGCCCTTGTTTATTGTGCTGGTGGTCATATCGGTAAACCTCTACCGATATGTTACCAGCCTGAACCGCAAGCTAACGCGCTTTCTGGAGTCAGTGCGCTACTCCGATTTCGCCGTTGCCTTCCGGGCCGACAGCAACCTTGGTCCGTCGTTTCACGAACTCAACGACCAGTTCAACGAAGTACTGGATGCGTTCCGGCAGGCACGAGCCGAAAAAGAAGCGAACCTTCATTATGTCAATACCATTGTTCAGCACGTCAGCGTCGGTTTGCTGACGTTTGATTCGGCAGGGCAAGTGGAGTTAGTCAATCAGACCGCCCTGCGCTTGTTAGGCACGTACCGACTGCGCACACTCGGCGATCTTAACGCTACCCATGCCGATCTGGTCAACGTGCTTAAGTCATCCACGGCTTCGTCTACACCCGTTTCGTACCAAACCGGAACCGATGGCGAATTATCCGTTCGGTGCACCGCTGTTCGGCTACGGGGTCGGTTGGTAACGGTAGCGTCACTGCAAAATATCCGTACCGAGCTGCAACAGCGCGAACTGGACGCGTGGCAAAACCTGACCAAGGTTCTCCGGCACGAGATCATGAATTCGATTACGCCCATCGTATCACTGGCGGGCACGATGCGCGATATTGTCGAAACCGATCTGGTACCGATCACCGAATCCGGACTCTCATCCCTCGATACATCGGATCAGTTGTTTTCTTCTTCGGTTACCGATCTTCGGGATGCCCTGACCACCATCGAGCAACGCGGTGCGGGTGTGATGCGGTTTGTGGACGCGTACCGGCACTTCACAACGATTCCGCAACCCAACTTTGCCGACGTTTCGGTAGCTGAGCTGATGCGACACGCCGTACAACTCACCGAAGCGAACAGCCATAAACAATCGGTCAAAATTACGACGACAACAGCGCTGCCCAATCTGGCTATCCGCGCCGACGCCGATCAGATCGAAATGGTTCTGATCAACTTACTGAAGAATGCGGTAGAAAGCCTTGACAAAACGCCCGACCCGGCAATTCATCTGGAAGCCGTAGCGGATGGTCCACGCGTTATCATCAGCGTATCGGACAATGGACCGGGCATCGAACCCGAAGCGCTGGAACAGATTTTCATCCCATTCTATACCACAAAAAAAACAGGCTCCGGCATTGGCCTGAGCCTGTCAAGACAGATCATGCAGCTTCACGGTGGTCAGTTAACCGCTACGTCCACTCCCGGAACGGGCAGCACCTTTAACCTGGTCTTCTAA